The proteins below come from a single Arthrobacter sp. B1I2 genomic window:
- a CDS encoding polyphosphate kinase 2 family protein: MARVVGFDQHPSETLRVGKGFSLAGVDPDSTPGYSGSKADGRLLLAEMDGQLSELQEKLFAESRFGGTKRILLILQAMDTAGKGGIVSHVMAAMDPQGVQFKAFKAPTDEEKSYDFLWRIEKEVPAAGMVGVFDRSHYEDVLIHRVHGWATPDEIKRRYVAINEFEARLSDSGTHVLKVMLHISGDEQKERLLARLDNPAKHWKYNRGDLDERAFWDDYMSAYQAAIDETSTATAPWHVVPANKKWFARIAVQQLLLGALSGMNLKWPKAEFDVATERDLVARS; encoded by the coding sequence ATGGCCCGCGTCGTCGGCTTCGACCAGCATCCCTCCGAAACCCTGCGGGTCGGGAAGGGATTTTCCCTCGCAGGGGTGGATCCCGACTCAACGCCCGGATACAGCGGAAGCAAGGCCGACGGCCGCCTGCTGCTGGCCGAGATGGATGGCCAGCTCTCTGAGTTGCAGGAAAAGCTCTTTGCCGAATCACGCTTCGGCGGGACCAAACGGATCCTGCTGATCCTGCAGGCGATGGACACCGCAGGCAAGGGCGGCATCGTCAGCCATGTCATGGCTGCCATGGACCCGCAGGGCGTCCAGTTCAAGGCCTTCAAGGCGCCCACGGATGAGGAAAAGTCCTACGACTTCCTGTGGCGGATCGAAAAGGAAGTCCCGGCCGCGGGCATGGTGGGTGTGTTCGACCGTTCCCACTACGAGGACGTCCTGATCCACCGGGTCCACGGCTGGGCCACCCCGGACGAGATCAAGCGGCGCTACGTGGCAATCAACGAGTTCGAGGCCAGACTGTCAGACTCAGGGACGCATGTCCTCAAGGTGATGCTCCACATCAGCGGAGACGAGCAGAAGGAACGGCTGCTGGCCCGGCTGGACAATCCCGCAAAGCACTGGAAATACAACCGGGGCGACCTGGACGAACGCGCCTTCTGGGATGATTACATGAGCGCGTACCAGGCGGCGATCGACGAAACGAGCACGGCGACCGCGCCCTGGCACGTTGTTCCCGCCAATAAGAAATGGTTCGCCCGGATTGCGGTCCAGCAACTGCTGCTCGGCGCTTTGTCCGGCATGAACCTGAAGTGGCCGAAGGCCGAGTTCGATGTCGCCACGGAGCGGGACCTGGTGGCCCGCTCCTGA